TGGTGATCACTATTTTCAGCCACTTCAAAAGGTACCGGATTTGTGTTGAGAATATAACCTGCCGGTGCTTTGGTTTCGATCAATCGATATTTACCCGGTGTTAATCCGTGAATTGTCAAAACACCTTTTTTGTCAGTAGTCAATGCCTGATTCACAGATTTAGGCAGCCAAGTTCCTGTTACTTCGTCGTAGACTTCAAGTCTAAACTCAGCACCAGAAAGCAATTCTCCTTGCTCGTCCTTTTTCACTAACTGAACGGTTCCAAGCTGATTTTTGATTACCACAGGCACACCATCTGTTGTCTGTTGATTGATCGTTACTTTTTTACCATCCACTAAGCTTTGGTCGATCGTATAGCCTTGTTCTGTTAATGTTCCTGTTTCTTTTAAAATATATGTGCCAAAAGGCAGATTACCAAATGTGATCAACCCATTACTGCCTACGGTTCCAGAACGTAAAATTTGTGTTTGGTTTTTATCCCATAATTCAAATGTTGCTCCTTCTGGAAGAACATTGCCGTTGTTGTCTTCTTTTTTCAGAATCAACTGTCCGCGGATTCCTGAACTGGAGCCGCCGCCTTCACTTACCGTAACATCTGTTTTACCGTCAGACGTATCATCTACTTCGGTTTTTCCTTCACTGGTAATATGAACTTGATTAGAAACAGTTCCTTTGTTTCCTTCAAGAAAGACCATGCTCTTGTATTCCATGATCAAAGGTGTATCAAATTCTTGATAGTTATTGACGAAGTGAATCGTCATTTTTTGTTGTCCAGTTTGATTATCTGTGGTTAGACCAACAGTATAATCCTGGTCTTTGACTAGTTCTTTCGTTCGGTCGATCGTGATCGTTCCATCTACGGCCACAGTCGTGCCAAAGATATGCAGACTGTCAAGATCGATAGATTGATTGTCTGATGGCATATCTTCTACCGTGACATCGTATAGTTTTGACTGACTGCCATTTAACGTGACTGACCAGTTTACAAAACCATCTTCGTCTTGTTTTCCGCTTTTAAAACCAAATTCATCCCCGTGATTGACAGTGACTTTTCCATGTAAGGTATGATCTTCATATTTATCATTACTGAAGACTGCATCATTTGTGTACTCAGCATGGATCTGTTCGTTGGTTACATCCGTCTTAAATTCAATCAGATATTGTCCTGCCTCATTATCTGGGAATTCCACGATCAACGTTTGATTGTTTGCAGCAGACGGTTGTTCGATTCCTAACTCACGGTATTCTTCCTGCGTCAATTCATTTCCTTTGATCACATTACCGTCACTTGTAACCGTATAGTGGTAGATAGTCAATGAATTTAAGATATATTTTTGATTAGCTGGAATCGGGTCAGTTAATTGTGCGTTCACTAAGTCTTTATCACCGTAGTTTACTGTTACCGTCCAGGTGATTGCTTTTTCTTGTGCATTATAAGAACCAGATTTTGCCCCATTATACTTTGTTGGTTCGTTCGGTTTAAACGTAGCAACATCTTCGTTGGTGATCGTCTCTCCATCATCAGTGGTCCAAGTAACTTTAGCTGTGTTTGTAAATTTTTTATCCGGATCATTCTCCGGCACTGCCTCCGGATCATACGCAGTTGTATAGCTGATTTTAAAGGCATGATCTGTTTTTACATAATTGCCGATAAAGACGATTTCAAACTGATTTGTCGTTTGATCGTAATCTAACGTATAATCGGTTCCAAGAATCAAGTCCTTCTTTGCATCCTTATCATAGATCACTAGTGTGTCTTCTAATAATGTCAGCCCTTTACTCAACGTATCGGTCATCTTCCAGTTGTTCATACTGTAATGATTCAAATTGACATCCAAATTCCAGCCGACTGTATGATTTGTGTAGTCCACTTGGCCCAGTTTTTTGATCACGTTTTGTGGATTCAAAATACCTGAGCTGGTATCGTCTTCACCCGTCTCTGTTTTAACTGCGTTTGTGATGGTTGTATTTTCATCAACAATACCGTCATATCCTGTTTGATACAATACATCGACCGCTGTATCTACTGTGCCGATAAAATGAATTTCAAATCCATGGCCTGAAGAAGTGTCTAAGGTATAATCCTGCCCTTCGACTAGTTGTCTGCCGCGCACTGGACGCCCATTTTGATCGAAACTAACTTCGTACAGCTTGATCGTCCCATCTACTAAAAACATGTGTTCATCTTGAAACGTATCTATTATAGAACCATTGTTGATATCTTTTTCGCCATAATTATAGTGAATTTTCCAATTGATGGTTTGATTATCTGAATCATAATCTCCTCTAGCTTTATCGATTTTTTTCCCATAACTCGTTGAAACAGTTGCTTCTGCTGTTGCATCTTCGATTCCTTTTGAAGACAACACTGCCTGATTTTGAAACGATGTAAGCCCGCCTTCATCCGGTTTGGCATCTTCATCGATTCTCGTTGTATACTCTAAACGATACGCTCCATCGATTTTGTTCGTAAAATGAACAGTCCCATCAGCATCCACCGTATACGTACTTGGATCAGCTACTTTTTCAGAGCCTTCAATGACATTCCCGTCAAAATCAACGTCTACCTGATAAACGACGACACTTTCATATACTGTGCCTGCCGGAAAATTTTCAGTAACTACAGCATTTTCTAACGTATCTAAGGCTTTATTGATATCGACATTCCAAATAATTTTATCCGGGTTTTGTTCTTTATCAAAATGTCCTTTTTTATCAATATTGTCACCAGAATAATTTGGCTTGATCGTCACTGTTTCACCAATATCCTCGTGACCAGGCGGCACAATCACGATTTCGCCGGGGCCGTCGATATTGTCTTTATCAAATTCACCAGTAAAATGAAAATCCCCTTCAATATCAGAAGCATGTTCAATTTCATCCGTGAAAACAATCGTGATTTTTCCATCCGTGCCTATTGTGACATCTGCATAATGATTACCGTCAGCATCATTCAGCGGATAAGTTTGATTTTGTGTTACTTTTACTGAGTCCGGCAAATTGAATTCATAATAATCTCCAGCCTGCATATTCTCACGTACGGTCTCATCTAATGTAAAATTAAAATTGAAGTGAATAGTATCATCGATTGTCGGATTTTCTACTGGATTGCCGTCTTTATCTGTATAGCTTAAATCCATATTAGTCAAAAAATCATCGGCAATACCTAGATCATCATAAATATTCTGAATGTTTACAGGGTCTCTTCTCAGAGTTGAATTTTTTTCTTGCGCTGCTTTTGACTCTTTTATTCCACCCGTTTCTGAGGAAGAACTTGTTTCCGTTGTAGTTGAAGACACCGTTTCTGTTGATGCACTTGAGTTATTTATTGTTGAATCGGTCGTCGTACTCTCGGTCAAAAACCAGCCCTCTGGCAAATTCAATACCTTGCTGCTATTTCCTAAAGTAAACTGCACTTGTTTTTCACTGCTAGCTTCAGCTACTTGTCCTTCAATTGTTAATGAAAGTTCTTCATCTACTTCACCAGCGACCGATAATTGAACTGCATTATCAACGATCTGATAGGTTCCCTTAACACGCCCGCTTGCATCCTTTAATTCATTTGAAGAAGAAGGCATTAGTGTCAACCCTGAGGAGGATTGTATGACTGCTTTTTGCTCTTCTGCTGTTTTTGCATCGAGCGTTAAAGAAATAATCGCTCTTTCTTTTTTGCTGGTAGGATCTAAAGAAACACTTTTAAGGCTTACTCCCTCTTCCCCACTGATCAACGTTTCAGCAATCGCTATTTGTGGGATAACGAATTGCAATAATAGTACAATAGTTAATAAAACATGAACAAATTTTTTCATTTTCTATCCTCTCCTAATACATAGTCAATTACTAGAAACCTTCTTCTTTTATTCAATTCGACTTCTAATTTGCTTTCTTATAGTAGCAGTAGAAAGCGTTTAACATCCGTCATCTTTTGCACATTTTTTTGTTGATTTTTGAAGTTTTATATTTTTTTCATTTCTTTTTCCTTAAAAGGGTTAGCGTTCCTGAACAATTTTCCATAGTACTTTATCAAGTTCTGCATAGTCAACTTTCGTCAGCTCCGTATTAAAAATCAGATTAGGAACCTTTCCAATTTTTTCCTGCGGAACTTTGCTCGTTGATACGACTAGCTGATATTCTGATCCTTGTATCTCTGACTCTCTTTTAATCTCTAAATTATAATCATTTTTATATGCTTCTCCTAAACGAATTATCACACGCTCTTCTTCTAAAATGGGTAAATTTGTAATCAGTACGATCGTGATCTTTTTTTCGAGTTGCGGTAATCGTCCAATGAATGCATACATTAAAATATAACGCGGAATCAAGAAATTTTTTTGTAAAAATATATCATCTTTCGTTTGCTCAGCCAGTGAATCAATTAAACGGGTCAGCTCATTGATCAAAACAGGATACTTAAGCTGTATACGATTCCAATAGTTATATCTGGTATTACTGAACTCAAATCCTCTAAACATCTGACAAAACATATGGGAACTAAAAGCATAAGCAGTCAAATACTTCACTTCTCCTTCTGAAAGTTCTATATTATCTAGATGCTCTTTCGCCGCTTTTCTCAAACTGACGATAGATTGATATAGCGCAGTATTATTTGTTTCATGGAATTGATAAATCCTTCGCTCGATTTCTAGATTGGAATAGTAATCATCTACTGTCAAAGCTGCTGAAAACATATACGCCGCTTCTTCCTTTGTCCAACCACTTCCTTCAAAGGGTTCTTGAAGATACTCAAAAAATTCTTGAAAAAATTCATTATTCTCTGTGTTTTCCCTTACCTCTCTTGAAAGCGACACAGAATGCCCATTTTGATTTCTTGTTAGACAGATTGCAACAAAATAAGCCATACTCTGACGCTTTAGGGCGGATAATTCAACTTTAAAAAAAGCTTCTACATGATTGATAATCTCATCTACACGATGGACGGATACTTGGGAAAATGGCCATTGCTTCCCTTTAAATAAATTCCAAATCGTTGAGTGGGCAAACTTCCTGATTTGATATTCATTACCAGTCAACTGGAAGCTGCCCTTTTGAATATCCAAATCATAGTGTTGAAGAATTTCTCTAAAATCTCTGATTATCCGCCAAATCGTTGATTCACTTGTATAATTTTCCTGTGCAAACTGAACAGCTGAATCAATATTTTCGAAAAATATCTCATAGGTCAACCGATAGCTTAATGTGTTTTGCATAATATATAACAAAAAAGATTCAATCTCGCCGGAATCCTTAAAATGAAGAGAACAACCTAATCGTTTATCGTAAACCAATTGTGATTGACCTGTTGGATCAAACTTGGTCAATTCCTCTTGAATCAGGAGCAGATATTTTTCAATCGTACGTTTGGTCATTCCAGTTTCTTCTATAAGTTCTTCCATCGTCCACCATTGCTTCGTTCGATCAAATTGACTGATCAATTGGATTTTGGTTCTGGCTTCTTTATCAAAAAGCATCAGTCCTAAATTATTTTTAATCATTCTTTTCACCTTCTTATTGCCTCTATCATACAGGAAAAAAAAATAAGATAATAATAATATGTACCAAAAAAAAGAAAAAGCATTCTTATAAAATAAGTAAACTTTTTCTTTAATAAAATATATATAATTTTAATTTTGAATCATCCAACTCAATAATTACTATCTTTTTTTCGATAAACGCTTAATGCCCAAAACAAGCAAACACAAGCACACCGCACTCAAGGCACCAAAAGAATCCAGCATGACATCTTGAAACAGGGGACTACGTCCACCTGTCAGCATTTGGTGGTATTCATCCAATCCAGCATAGCCTGTTGCAGCCAACCAAGAAACAATACCAACTAGAATTGGCTGTTTTAGCTTCATATTCAAACCAATAAACCAGCTTCCACCTAATAGAAAGTACGTCCCAAAATGTGCGCCTTTACGAATAAAAAATTCAATAAATTTAGCATAGCCCATCGCTTTAATACTAACTTCACTGCCTGCATAGCTAAATGAAATTCCTTTTAATTGTGTTGCGAACGGCTTACTGCTCAATACATTATCCAATAGCCCCACTTGAGATTGCTGTTCATAAGTCTGTGACGAGCTAAAAAACAAGATGGCCATAATCAAAAATGCTAAAGCTATGTACAGATTGCTATTTTTTAGTTGTTTTTTCAAAATATTTCCTCTTTTCTTCTATTACATAAGTCCATTCCCGTTAACATAATGAATCCTCAACTCTTTTTCTTATGCTATACTATAAAAGTAATTTAAAGAAAGAAGGGAACCTTTATGACATATTCAATGATTTGGGATTTAGATAGTATTTTTCCAGGCGGCAGCCAATCGGCTCAATTAGAACAACGGATGCTTGACTTGAAGAAACAAAGCAATGATTACCATCAATTAATCAACCGTTGGGAACCAGATAAGGATACAAACTATCAAGAAATGGAGCAAATTTTATCATTACAAGGCATTATCTCAAATGGCTTTGGACAATGCAATAGTTTTATCAATGCATTACTATCAGCCGATACTTCAGATAAAAAAGCAAAAACACTTTCAGGTGATCTTTATGCCTTATTGCCAGCAATCCAATTAGCTGAAACGATCTTCACGAAAAAATTAACAGAAATTTCAGATGATGTTTGGACTACACTTCTTACTTCTTCTGAATTTGAAGCAATTGCCTTTCGCTTAAATGAAATTCGTCGAGATGGAAAAAAACTACTTTCTGAACAAGAAGAACACATCATCAATACTTTGTCACTCGATGGACTTAACGCTTGGAGCAGCCATTATGATACGATCGTTGCAAGTATTGCTATCCCATTTAAAGACACAGTTCTTTCAGCTGGACAAGCGTTTAATCGAATGATGAGTGATCCTGACAAAGCAGTTCGAGAAGAACTATTCACTGCATGGGAAAAAGCTTGGAAAGAAAAAGCCCCTTTACTAGCCGATACCTTGAATCATTTGGACGGTTTTCGTTTGAATCAATACAAGTTACACAATGTAACTGATTTTCTTGAAGAACCGCTAAATTACAATCGAATGCAAAAAGAAACATTGGACGTTATGTGGGCAACGATCCAGAAAAATAAACAACCGTTCATTGACTATTTAACACGTAAAGCTCAACTATTCGGCAAAGAAAAAATGGATTGGCAAGATCAAGATGCACCGATTATTTTAGGCGACTCTAAAGAAAAATCATTCAGTTTTGACGAAGCTGCTGAATTTATTTTAGAAAACTTTGAAAAATTCAGCCCGAAAATGGCTCAATTTTCTAAAACTGCATTTGAGAAAAGCTGGATCGAAGCAGAAGACCGTCCTGGTAAACGCCCTGGTGGTTATTGTACTGAGCTACCCGAAACGGAAGAATCCAGAATTTTTATGACTTTCGGTAATTCGATCAACGAAGTTGCTACCTTAGCTCATGAATTAGGTCATGCTTTTCATAGTAGTGTCATGTGGGATCTTCCTACACTTGATCGAGAATACGCAATGAATGTAGCTGAAACTGCAAGTACCTTTGCTGAATTGATCGTAGCAGATGCGACACTAAAAGAAGCGGAAACAACAGAAGAAAAAATTAATTTACTAGATACAAAAATGCAAAATGCCATTGCAATGTTCATGAACATCCATGCTCGTTTTATCTTTGAAACGAACTTCTACGCAGCACGAAAAGAAGGATTGCTAAGTGAAGATGAAATCACAGAACTAATGCTTGAAGCACAAAAACAAAGCTATCAAAATAGTCTTGGTACTTACCATCCACATTTTTGGGCAAGTAAATTGCACTTCTTTATCGATGATGTCCCTTTTTATAATTTCCCATATACTTTTGGTTACTTATTCAGTATGGGTATTTATGCTTATGCGAATCAACAAGGCAGTGACTTTGAAGATCAATACATTGCATTACTGCGTGATACTGCATCGATGACATCAGAAGACTTAGCTAAGAAACATCTTGGGGTTGATTTAACTAAGCCTGATTTCTGGCAAGCAGGAATCGATCAAGTCATCAAGGATGTAAATGAGTTTATGGCATTAACTGAACCCTACGTCAATAAATAGGAATAGTCCTATTTAATTGATTATTAGAGAGTTGGAGTGAAACTGGAAATCTGTTTTCACTCCAACTTTTTTGTAAAAAAAAGAATCAGACGATTGTCTGATTCTTAGATAATTAAGTTTATTTGATTACATACGTACTGCAAAGCTTGGTGTGAATGAACCAACGTTGCTGTATTCAACGCCTGTACTTTCGTTACCAGCATGGATATAACCGCCGCCACCTGTAGCAATCGCTACGTGGTAAGAAGCACCTGGGCTACCCCAGAAGTATAAATCTCCTGCTTGAGCTTCACCTACAGAAATGCGTGTACCAGCACTTTCTTGTGCTACAGTATATCCACCAACATTACGGCCAGTTGATTGCATAAATGCATAGTAGACAAGTCCTGAACAGTCAAAGCTGTTTGGTCCTTTAGCACCCCATACATATGGTTTACCTACTTGTGCAGCTGCGACTGAGATTGCAGAACCGCCAGTTGATGGAGGCAATACAGGATCTGGATCTGCTGGAGTAGGTGTAGGCACTGGATCCGGTGTAGGAGTTGGATCTGGTGTTGGTGTTACATTCCCACTGTTACCATTATCTGTACTTGGTGTTGTTTGATTTTCTGTTGAACCTGTTGTAGATTGTTCAGTTGATGATGCTGTAGTAGTGCTTGGCGTTGTTTCTTTTGCTACGGCCGCTTCTTCAGCTGCTTTCTTCGCATTCGCTGCAACTACTTTTTCTTGTTCAGCAATACGTGCACGTTCTGCGATCGCATCTGCTTTTTCTTTTTCTAAGCCAGCTTTTTGGTCTTCAGCTGTTGCTCTTTCTGCAGCTAAAGTTGTTTGTAATACGTTCAACTCAGCTTCAGCTTTTACTAAATCACCTTTTTGAGCTTCAAGAGCTACTTGGTTATCTTGTAAATCTTGTAATTTTTGTTCGTTTTCAGTTTTCTTTGTTTCAACGGCTTTTTTATCTTCTTGTTGTTGTTTCACTAAGTCGTTGTTTGCATTAACGATCGTAGACATCGCTGTTACACGAGTGATCGCATCTGAAACTGATTTTGCATTTAAGATCGCATCCATGTAGCTAGTGCTGTTTCCGTTGACTTGCACGTCACGAGCTTGGTTTTGGATCGCTTTTTCACGTTTGTCGATACGCTTTGTTAATTGCGTGATTTCTTTTTCTAATTTTGTAGATGTGCTTCTTAATTTGCCTTGTTCAGCAATTAAAGTTTGTGCTTTTTCATTAATAGAAGCCACTTCGTTTTGTACAGATGCTAATTGATTTTGAGCGTCAGCTTCTTGAGATTTTAATCCGCTAATTGTTTGATCTTTTTGTTGAATCTTTGAATCCACTTCATCTGCATTAGAAATTGCTGGTAATGCTACAGCTGAAAGGGTTAATGAGCAAATCATTAGTAATGGTAATAAGCTTTTCTTCACTATTCATTCCTCCGAAATTTTACTTATAATATAATCTTCATCGTATGAGTATTTTACATTCTTTTATTAACAACGAAGTCATTGTATCATAGTCACATGTCATACATATAATAAGAATGTTACAGGAGTATTTCATTTTTGAAAGGCACATAGAACAATTAAAAATACACTATTTTAACACCTCAAACGCCTATATAATAACATTTTCGATTATTTCCTAATCGTATCTTTTTATTTAGAGAATGATTGAAAGTATCAGCAACTATTTCAGGGTACTCTATCAATGCAAAGAATACAATTATAAAGAGTTAGAGCATATAGTTTCTGCTAAAAGTCATTTTTGATTTCTCTATTCTTTTCTACTCCTTTACAACGTCTTTTCTTTAGCAAAACAAAAAATCCCAGAGAAGGTTTTCTCTGGGATTCAGCATTTACTTATTTAGCCTGGAAAACGCCATACGACAGCTCTAAAGTTTGCTGCATACGGGCTAGGTGTCCAGCCAGTCGTTGTTGAAACATATCCAGAGCCTGCCGGATTATTTGACTCAACGATTTGAACTTGGTCTCCTTTGACCCCTACAACTAGAACTGTATGAACACCGTCTAGCCATGAATCAGGACTAAGGGCATTTTCATATTGGACAACGTCACCTACTTGAACATCAGACCAAGATACTTGAACCGCACCAGATTGAGTATATCCGCTATGAGGTCCTCCTGGTGTAAATCTGATTCCAGCAGCATTCAGCCAGTTTTGAACAGCAACGATACATTCACCGCTTTGTCCCCAACCCGTCGGATTTGTTTGACCAACTGAACTCAAGGCAATTTGTGCTGCTTTTTTCTTCGCTTCTGATACTTTACCGCTACCGATACTATTTGTATTTCCAGTCGGCGTTTCAGAAACTGGTGTAGATGGTGCTTCGGTTGTTGTACCATTGCTCTCTACAACGTTTGTTTTAACAAGACCTGGGTTAGCAGCTTGTGCTTCCGCTAACTTAACAGCTGCTTCTGCCTCTGCTTTTCTTTGTGCTTCTTGTTCTTTTGCTATTCTTGCTTGTTCTTGTTCTAATTTTTTCTGAGCTGCTGCTTTTTGTTCAACGTATTCTGATTTTTTATTTTCTTCAGTTGTACGTTGTGCTTCCAACTCATTTTTAGCAATTTCTTGTTCTAATTTTAGCGTATCTAAAGATGCCTGCTTTGTATTCAACTCTTTAGTCGATGTTTCTAAAACAGAAATTTGAGTTTCAACCTTTTTAGATTTCTTCTCCACATCTTCTTTATCATTTGTTTGTTGTTCTAATAAATCATTATTCGCATTGACTAATGTCGTAATCCCTTGAACGCGGCTGATTGCATCTGCGATGGATTCTGAGTTAAGGATCACATCAAAATAGCTATTGCTCGATCCACTAACCTGAACGTCACGCGCTTGGTTACGCATTTGAACTTCTCTTTTTTGGATACGTACATTTAAATCAGAGATTTCGTTGTATAATTTTGTGATTTCATCTTTTAATGTTTTTTTCTTAGCTGTCAGCTCATCGATCTTTGTCGCTGTTTCTAGCATATCTGACTCGATCTCTGCTAGCTTAGCTGCTGCTTGTGATTCTTTTGTTTTTAGGTCATTGATGATGTTATCTTGTTGTTCGATCTTTGTATCATAATCGTCGGCAACTGCTGCAAGTGGTAAAGCAACTGTTGTAAGAGTGACTGAACAAACCATCAATGCTGATAATAGACTTTTTTTCACGTTTTAATTCCTCCGGTATGTGCTGAACTCGTTTATATAAATCAAAATTATTTTTTATTTAGTCAATGGCATTATTGTATCATAGCTGTATGACATGCAGATAAAAGAGATATTACAAAATTGTTTCATGACCGTAAGACCATCTTGCTTTATTATCTAACAGTGCCAATAAAAAGCGACTATTCATTAGCAAATAGTCGTTTTAATGGATATGAAAGTAAAACAAATAGCAGCATGTTAAAAATCAATGTTGGCCCTAAGACTTTTGTGACAAATAAAATCGGTGCTACTTTTGATATTGAAAAAATAACCTGCAGACCAACTGCTATTAATTCATACGCTGTCACAAAAATGATCATCCCAAAAAATGCAGTCAATAAATTTGTATGTACCACACGTTGAAAACGGAACATCATCATGACTGTCGCAGCTAAGGCCACTGTATAAATTCCGATGATACCCAAGTAATAGCTATCACAAACCAAGCCCAAAACCAACGAAGTGATCAATAAATAACGTTTAGACAAATTCGGTACGGCCATTAGAAAAGCCAATAATAAAATATGAGCACTAGGAAAATAAATGTTATCCATCAAATTTTCAACGCCATGCGTCAACTGTCCATCGATCAGCATCAGTAAAAAGAAAACTACAGGCGCGTAGTATTTCACATTTTCTTTTTTGATCATCTGCATGTTACTCCCCCGCTCCTGCTAATCTCTTAATGATCGTAACCACAGGCATATTATACATTTCAGCATAAGGTTTTACATAAACTTCTCGATCTAAGCCATAACTATCCGGCTTCACTTTTTCGACGACACCGACTGGTAGATTAGCTGGAGAATTTTGACCTAACCCTGATGTTTGGACAACATCTCCTTCTTTGATATCCAAGTCTCCTACAATCTGACTCACGATCAAGGTGTTTTCTTTATCATCGTACGTTTTCAAAAGACCATATGAGTCGCCGTTTGCTGAATTGATCTGAACAGGAAAATGATTTGAGTTCTGATTTTTGGACGTCAATAACTCTATTTTTGAAGTAGAAGCACTAACTTCGATGACACGGCCGATCAATCCTTTTTGAGATAATACAGCCATATTTGGTTCGATTCCGTCTTTTGACCCTCGATCAACGATCAAAATATCCTGCCACATATCAGGGGTCCGTGTGACAACTGTAGCAGTTACTCTTTCATAGTTCCCTAATGTTTCGTTTAGCGCAAGTTCTTTTTTCAACGCTTCATTTTCTTTTTTCAAATTATCATTTTGAATCGACAATTCACCATAGCTATCGATTCTTTCTTTCAAGCGTTCGTTCTCATCATATGTATTGAAAAGAGTACTGATTGATGAAATACCGCCACCGATTGCTTTAGCTGGGAAAGAGACTATTTTGTCAATAAATCCTACGCTATCATTCACAGCAGATTGACCTAAATTTGTTTTCCCTTTATTCGCTCGATTGGCAGCGGTCAAACTGATGATCGTTACTACGATGATCACGACAATCAACGTAATGATTATATTTTTATTTGGATTAAACTTTTTCACATCGACACCTCGAATAATCTTTAGACTGATAGCAATAATTTTACCACTAATTTCGGACAAACAAAAGAGCTGTGGTACGACTTTACACTTTTTTACTAAATATATTCTACTTATAACAAAAAACAGAGCAGGCATAAGCCCTACTCTGCTTTTACATCAAATTTTATTGTTTTGTTGCCATTTTTTCTATTTTTCTTTTTTCTCTTCGTTTAATAATGCTTTACGTGACACGTTCACACGGCCTTGTTTGTCGATTTCAGTTACTTTAACAAGTACTTCATCGCCAAGTTTAACCACGTCTTCGACATTGTTCACACGTTCATTCGCTAATTGAG
This sequence is a window from Enterococcus wangshanyuanii. Protein-coding genes within it:
- the mreD gene encoding rod shape-determining protein MreD, with protein sequence MIKKENVKYYAPVVFFLLMLIDGQLTHGVENLMDNIYFPSAHILLLAFLMAVPNLSKRYLLITSLVLGLVCDSYYLGIIGIYTVALAATVMMMFRFQRVVHTNLLTAFFGMIIFVTAYELIAVGLQVIFSISKVAPILFVTKVLGPTLIFNMLLFVLLSYPLKRLFANE
- a CDS encoding coiled-coil domain-containing protein, producing MKKSLLSALMVCSVTLTTVALPLAAVADDYDTKIEQQDNIINDLKTKESQAAAKLAEIESDMLETATKIDELTAKKKTLKDEITKLYNEISDLNVRIQKREVQMRNQARDVQVSGSSNSYFDVILNSESIADAISRVQGITTLVNANNDLLEQQTNDKEDVEKKSKKVETQISVLETSTKELNTKQASLDTLKLEQEIAKNELEAQRTTEENKKSEYVEQKAAAQKKLEQEQARIAKEQEAQRKAEAEAAVKLAEAQAANPGLVKTNVVESNGTTTEAPSTPVSETPTGNTNSIGSGKVSEAKKKAAQIALSSVGQTNPTGWGQSGECIVAVQNWLNAAGIRFTPGGPHSGYTQSGAVQVSWSDVQVGDVVQYENALSPDSWLDGVHTVLVVGVKGDQVQIVESNNPAGSGYVSTTTGWTPSPYAANFRAVVWRFPG
- a CDS encoding M3 family oligoendopeptidase, whose protein sequence is MTYSMIWDLDSIFPGGSQSAQLEQRMLDLKKQSNDYHQLINRWEPDKDTNYQEMEQILSLQGIISNGFGQCNSFINALLSADTSDKKAKTLSGDLYALLPAIQLAETIFTKKLTEISDDVWTTLLTSSEFEAIAFRLNEIRRDGKKLLSEQEEHIINTLSLDGLNAWSSHYDTIVASIAIPFKDTVLSAGQAFNRMMSDPDKAVREELFTAWEKAWKEKAPLLADTLNHLDGFRLNQYKLHNVTDFLEEPLNYNRMQKETLDVMWATIQKNKQPFIDYLTRKAQLFGKEKMDWQDQDAPIILGDSKEKSFSFDEAAEFILENFEKFSPKMAQFSKTAFEKSWIEAEDRPGKRPGGYCTELPETEESRIFMTFGNSINEVATLAHELGHAFHSSVMWDLPTLDREYAMNVAETASTFAELIVADATLKEAETTEEKINLLDTKMQNAIAMFMNIHARFIFETNFYAARKEGLLSEDEITELMLEAQKQSYQNSLGTYHPHFWASKLHFFIDDVPFYNFPYTFGYLFSMGIYAYANQQGSDFEDQYIALLRDTASMTSEDLAKKHLGVDLTKPDFWQAGIDQVIKDVNEFMALTEPYVNK
- a CDS encoding coiled-coil domain-containing protein; its protein translation is MKKSLLPLLMICSLTLSAVALPAISNADEVDSKIQQKDQTISGLKSQEADAQNQLASVQNEVASINEKAQTLIAEQGKLRSTSTKLEKEITQLTKRIDKREKAIQNQARDVQVNGNSTSYMDAILNAKSVSDAITRVTAMSTIVNANNDLVKQQQEDKKAVETKKTENEQKLQDLQDNQVALEAQKGDLVKAEAELNVLQTTLAAERATAEDQKAGLEKEKADAIAERARIAEQEKVVAANAKKAAEEAAVAKETTPSTTTASSTEQSTTGSTENQTTPSTDNGNSGNVTPTPDPTPTPDPVPTPTPADPDPVLPPSTGGSAISVAAAQVGKPYVWGAKGPNSFDCSGLVYYAFMQSTGRNVGGYTVAQESAGTRISVGEAQAGDLYFWGSPGASYHVAIATGGGGYIHAGNESTGVEYSNVGSFTPSFAVRM
- the mreC gene encoding rod shape-determining protein MreC, producing MKKFNPNKNIIITLIVVIIVVTIISLTAANRANKGKTNLGQSAVNDSVGFIDKIVSFPAKAIGGGISSISTLFNTYDENERLKERIDSYGELSIQNDNLKKENEALKKELALNETLGNYERVTATVVTRTPDMWQDILIVDRGSKDGIEPNMAVLSQKGLIGRVIEVSASTSKIELLTSKNQNSNHFPVQINSANGDSYGLLKTYDDKENTLIVSQIVGDLDIKEGDVVQTSGLGQNSPANLPVGVVEKVKPDSYGLDREVYVKPYAEMYNMPVVTIIKRLAGAGE